The DNA region cgggatgttttacaatggcaatcatagaggtaccatttccatcctttctaagcatatcatgatcatcaaatgaaataggcttagaaattttacctaggggacatgaatgtgccatgtgtcccctttcccggcatgagtagcactttctctttgattgagccttctcttccttgctcatgaggtgcttctcattgccttgcctcttatggattgcttgagccttgttctcaagcttgttaggacacttagaggcaaagtgtcccgtacttccatacttgaagcacttgatgtgagcaaaatctttcttctcatctttattcttgctcatcatcttggcatcttgagtttgcattggatgccttgactttccaccccttcttgttttcttcttctttatcatcaaatcaccaccatcttcatggttgatcttgatttgaacttggggtgtcttctcttgctcaacttgtggctttggttgaggcttcacttgttgcttcaccaattgcttggttgggcacattgaggtaagatgatcccaagtgcggcacttgaagcacttgacatgctttagcctctcttcttctttcatcatcttgagcttctcaatgttggggcaaccatttgcaaggtgtcccgcttcatgacaccggtagcacatggtgtgagagagctttctttgatgtagcttctttatctttctttctctctttctttcgccctttgtcatcttcttttcgaagccaaggccacacttgacACCATAgattctttgagtcttcaatatgtgctcaaaggtgacttttgagttgtagcacctctctaacttattgctcaatttcttcacttcattttttagctcattgttctccttcaaagtGTTAGTCATACAAGACATAGaaatagaacaagcatctatatgtgaagagcatggcatatctaaatcatcacaagaggtggatacatgcttcttttctacatcacaaggtttagcaacattttgcaattgatCTTTTGACCCATATGATGagttctcattatttttaagtttctttgtaaacactttaatgagagaagcttgtttttctaataattcatcatgagatgcaagaagtgtctcatgattcaatttaagctcatcaagtgaagatttataagcattaagcaatttcttatgttcttcacaagagttctttagaaatgagtttttattttctaatttcaatgctttagctttctcattttctaaagacatggtcatgctagcaagtctactaacaagctcatcatatgaatcaacatgatcaaccacattatcatttgataccttagtgtcaccttgtgacatgaagcaatgtggtgatgtagatggagagcttgtagtagcattatcatcatggctcgagcatgaatcatcatcaccatcaagtgtgcatggggtaggatcttcatgtgcaacacttgtggcatcattatcaaccttgtcaagtgaacttgtagttgatcgatcatcatcatcacttgaccataaggtggagcaatcttccacaatcaccgaattgtggttatgctcaacacactcatgtgccttcttcttgggatcatcctccttcttgaattttccatcatcacttgtggagaGATCACCatagaaggcttggagtgccatccacatatcatgagcattcTCCAAATCCCACACACGTTTAAAAACTTCATCATGTAAAGCAcacattagataataaagagcacgatgatcaagttgtaagcaatcctcttgcgcttgggtgagattatccttatccaaggcatcacgagaaaaaccaacaacaatgatccaccatgccttgggacccaattcacggaaatgatcaagcatatgacgtttttGCTAGCTATTGTCTTTTGGTTGACTATATAAATATTTTCTGGAAGAAACTATATCTGATTTGAAGGTAATTGTTGACTTATCAACCTTGTATGTATTATTATAGTTCACATTCTCAGGTGTAACATCGGATCCAgttcatgccatcatcatcaccagcacaATCGTTGTCGTATTCTTCACCACTCTGGTTGGTATCTTAATTAAGGGACCTGGCAACATGTGAATGCAGAGTTCATGCCATCAGTTCATAGTTGAAGACTTGAGAAAGCTGAAACTTGGCCATGAtttcaggtgtttggcttcctgACCAGACCCCTCATTAGTGCCATGCTCCCGCGTCACTCGAGGGCGCTGTCCAGAGGCCATAGCACAGGCAGCAACTCCCCAAAGGATGACTTCACCCTGCCGTTTCTATCGGCTGATGAAGGCACGTCAGGCAGCGGTATTGTCTTGGAGCAGGCCAAGAGGAGCTTATCTATGATGCTGGAGAGGCCTGTCCACACGGTTCACATCTACTGGAGGAAGTTCGATGACAGGTTCATGAGGCCAATCTTTGGTGGACCGCAGTCATACTGACTGCATATGCACAGGAGACGGCATGGCATCTTGTGGCATATGCAGATTTCAGAAGCCAAGCTTATAGTTCGCTGCCCTGAGACTGAGAACCTGATCTGTCTGGCTTCGGGTTCAGGAAGATGTAGCATAGAACAGCTACTCTGTTTGGCAGGCTGGCTTTGTGCTGATAAGAGTTGGTTCCTCTGAATTTTGTCAGCAGAGTTCGCTGATGCCTCTGTAAAGTTGATAACAGTGAACACTTGCAGGCAACTTGAGTTCCCTCTTTATTTTCTGAGAGTACTTATTACATCACTGCAATCTTACAAACAGAATTTTAAAAAATCAATCAGAGCGAACAAATGGAAGCATTCTGAATGCTTCTTATTGTGAATTTAGAGCTGTACAAATATTTGAATCTGTAAAAAAAACGATATATTAGGAATCAAATGTCCTTTTCGTCATCATCCATCTAATCATTGAGTTTTACTGAAATGAATCCCTCCCTGTTTATTGTTTAGGCGCCACCTGAGCCGTACTTCTTGCCAAAGAAGATGAGCTGCAGCTGGTCGTAGCCAGCAAGCGCGCCAGCGCCGGCGATGGCGCGTAGGACGTTGGCGCCGGCGCCTTTGAAGAGCGACTTGGGGCCCTCGTTCCTGACGATCTGGGCGAAGGCGTCCATGGAGCTCTTGTACTTGACGGCCTCCCCCGAGGTCATCATCATCCTTCTCCGGACAGTGTCGAGCGGGTAAGAGGCGAGGTTGGCGCCATTGGTGATCATCCATCCGAGCGCCAAGCTCGCGAAGAAGTTGTCCTGCAGCTTCCCCGTGAGCAGGACGGGCTTGAAGGAGTCGTACATGCCGAAGTAGAGGCCCCGGTAGACGACGATCCCGACCACCGAGACGTTGAACCCTCGGTAGAGCCCCGCGACGCCGTCGGACCGGAGCGTCTTCCGGTAGACGTCGACGAGGCCCGTGAACTGCCTCTCGCCGCCGCCCTTGGCGGCCGCCGCCTTGTAGTCGTTGGTGAGGCGCGTCCTGGCGTAGTCGAGGGAGTAGACGAAGAGCAACGACGTGGCCCCCGCGGCGCTTCCCGAGGCGATGTTCCCGGCGAACCACCTCCAGTAGCCGTCCCTGTCCCTGCTGAAGTTGAAGAGCGCCTTGAAGTAGTCCTTGAACGCGAAGTTGAGGGCCTGCGTGGGGAAGTAGCGGATCACGTTGGTGGTGTTCCCGCGCCACAGCGACAGGACGCCCTCGTCCCGGACGGTGCGGCCGAAGCAGTCGCCGATGCCCCTGTACGGCTCCGACAGCCTGCCCGTGCGGATCAGCTCGTCCTGGTTCTGCAGCAGCATCTTGACGCGCTCGATCGGCGCCGCCACGGTCTTGGACACCGACGACGACACCCCGCCCAGCAGGAAGTCCGCGGCgaagttcttcttcttcttctcggcg from Miscanthus floridulus cultivar M001 unplaced genomic scaffold, ASM1932011v1 os_2496_2_3, whole genome shotgun sequence includes:
- the LOC136535081 gene encoding ADP,ATP carrier protein 1, mitochondrial-like, with translation MADRRSNGGSPPRWSFASQSSHFAAMMRGGSYAPPSLWRPSAVGGAALSVSTPPLAAVVASAPAEKKKKNFAADFLLGGVSSSVSKTVAAPIERVKMLLQNQDELIRTGRLSEPYRGIGDCFGRTVRDEGVLSLWRGNTTNVIRYFPTQALNFAFKDYFKALFNFSRDRDGYWRWFAGNIASGSAAGATSLLFVYSLDYARTRLTNDYKAAAAKGGGERQFTGLVDVYRKTLRSDGVAGLYRGFNVSVVGIVVYRGLYFGMYDSFKPVLLTGKLQDNFFASLALGWMITNGANLASYPLDTVRRRMMMTSGEAVKYKSSMDAFAQIVRNEGPKSLFKGAGANVLRAIAGAGALAGYDQLQLIFFGKKYGSGGA